One region of Chryseobacterium sp. SORGH_AS_0447 genomic DNA includes:
- a CDS encoding endo-1,4-beta-xylanase: MKKAAALLGILALTVSCKTAQTASSGDSLKNAFKNKFYIGTAMSLPQIDGTDVKSDDIIRKQFSSIVAENCMKSMFIQPQEGKFFFGDADKFVAFGEKNKMFIIGHTLVWHSQLPKWFFVGKDGKDVSPEVLKQRMKTHISTLVGRYKGRVKGWDVVNEAIMEDGTYRKSKFYEILGEEFIPLAFQYAQEADPNAELYYNDYNEWFPEKVKTVTRIVKDLRSRGIRIDGVGMQTHVGLDNPKLEEYEKALTDYAAAGVKVNVTEMEISALPSPWGTSANVSDKVEYEAKMNPYTKGLPENVQKEWETRYLDFFRLFLKHKNEIRRVTLWGVTDNQSWKNDFPVKGRTDYPLLFDRNYQAKPVVEKIIELTK; the protein is encoded by the coding sequence ATGAAGAAAGCAGCCGCATTATTAGGAATTTTAGCCCTTACGGTTTCGTGTAAAACAGCACAGACCGCATCTTCCGGCGACTCCCTGAAAAATGCATTCAAAAATAAATTCTATATCGGAACCGCAATGAGCCTTCCGCAGATTGATGGGACCGATGTAAAATCGGATGACATCATCAGAAAGCAGTTCAGTTCCATCGTTGCGGAGAACTGTATGAAATCCATGTTCATCCAGCCTCAGGAAGGGAAGTTTTTCTTTGGTGATGCCGATAAGTTTGTAGCTTTCGGAGAGAAAAACAAGATGTTCATTATCGGTCATACCCTAGTTTGGCATTCGCAGCTGCCAAAATGGTTTTTTGTAGGCAAGGACGGGAAAGACGTTTCACCGGAAGTTCTTAAACAAAGGATGAAAACTCACATTTCCACGTTGGTCGGCAGGTATAAAGGCCGGGTAAAAGGCTGGGATGTCGTAAACGAAGCCATTATGGAAGACGGAACTTACAGAAAGTCTAAGTTTTACGAAATCCTTGGTGAAGAATTTATTCCGCTTGCTTTCCAATACGCACAGGAAGCAGATCCTAATGCCGAACTGTATTACAACGATTACAACGAATGGTTTCCGGAAAAAGTAAAGACCGTTACCAGAATCGTTAAGGATTTAAGATCAAGAGGAATCCGGATCGATGGAGTAGGAATGCAAACCCACGTAGGACTGGACAATCCGAAACTGGAAGAATACGAGAAAGCCTTAACGGATTATGCCGCGGCCGGCGTAAAAGTAAATGTTACCGAAATGGAAATCAGTGCGCTTCCTTCGCCGTGGGGAACTTCGGCCAACGTTTCCGACAAAGTGGAGTACGAAGCGAAAATGAATCCTTACACCAAAGGGCTTCCTGAAAATGTTCAGAAAGAATGGGAAACCCGTTATCTGGATTTCTTCAGATTGTTCCTGAAGCATAAAAATGAAATCCGGAGGGTTACTTTATGGGGCGTTACCGACAATCAGTCTTGGAAAAACGATTTTCCGGTAAAAGGCAGAACCGATTATCCGCTTCTTTTCGACCGTAATTACCAGGCAAAACCGGTAGTAGAGAAAATTATTGAATTAACAAAGTAA
- a CDS encoding glycoside hydrolase family 43 protein translates to MNKAKYLFPKDYMADPSVHVFEGKLYIYPSHDRESGIEENDNGDHFDMNDYHVFSLDNVENGDITDHGVVLSVEDIPWSGRQLWDCDVAHKDGKYYMYFPLKDKNDIFRIGVAVSDKPYGPFVPEKHPMMGSYSIDPCLFEDNGKHYMYFGGIWGGQLQRYRNNKALESAVIPNNDEPAIPSKVVMLSDNMLEFGEEPKDVLILDENENPLLHGDKHHFFEASWMHKYNDKYYFSYSTGDTHLICYATGDNPYGPFTFQGEILTPVVGWTTHHSIVEFEGKWYLFFHDSVPSGGRTWLRSMKVVEIEYDNDGKIKTIEGLEENQ, encoded by the coding sequence ATGAACAAAGCAAAATACCTTTTCCCGAAAGACTATATGGCTGATCCTTCTGTACACGTTTTTGAAGGCAAACTGTATATCTATCCGTCCCACGACCGTGAAAGCGGCATTGAAGAAAATGACAACGGCGACCATTTCGATATGAATGATTACCACGTTTTTTCCCTTGATAACGTGGAAAACGGTGACATTACAGACCACGGCGTAGTGCTTTCGGTAGAGGATATTCCATGGTCGGGAAGACAGTTGTGGGATTGCGATGTAGCCCATAAAGACGGTAAATATTATATGTATTTTCCGCTAAAGGACAAAAACGACATTTTCAGAATTGGAGTCGCGGTGAGTGATAAACCATACGGGCCGTTTGTTCCGGAAAAACATCCGATGATGGGCAGTTACAGCATCGATCCCTGCCTTTTTGAAGACAACGGAAAGCATTATATGTACTTCGGAGGAATCTGGGGCGGGCAATTGCAGCGGTACCGCAACAACAAAGCTTTGGAATCTGCGGTGATCCCGAATAACGACGAGCCTGCCATTCCATCAAAAGTAGTGATGTTGAGTGACAATATGTTGGAATTTGGCGAAGAGCCAAAAGACGTTCTTATTCTTGATGAAAACGAAAATCCGCTGCTTCATGGCGACAAGCACCACTTTTTCGAAGCTTCGTGGATGCATAAGTACAATGATAAATATTATTTCTCTTATTCCACGGGAGATACGCACCTGATCTGCTATGCAACCGGTGATAATCCTTATGGTCCGTTTACCTTCCAGGGAGAGATCCTGACACCAGTGGTAGGATGGACCACGCACCACAGCATTGTGGAATTTGAAGGGAAGTGGTATCTGTTCTTCCATGATTCCGTTCCAAGCGGGGGAAGAACGTGGCTGAGAAGCATGAAGGTCGTTGAAATCGAATATGATAACGATGGCAAGATTAAAACCATTGAAGGGCTGGAAGAAAATCAGTAA